A window of the Henckelia pumila isolate YLH828 chromosome 3, ASM3356847v2, whole genome shotgun sequence genome harbors these coding sequences:
- the LOC140886519 gene encoding uncharacterized protein yields the protein MALSISDLPAMYTLLTNSLSGDISIRKPAEDALAQFESRPGFCSCLMEVIAAKDLVPQADVRLLASVYFKNSINRYWRHRRDSTGMSNEEKIHLRQKLLSHLREENYQIAVTLSVLISKIARIDYPREWPDLFSVLAQQLQSADLLTSHRILMILFRTLKELSTKRLTSDLRTFAEIASQFFDYSWHLWQTDVQNILSGFSLLAQNASELNQDDIYLTCERWFLCSKIIRQLIISGFPSDAKSMQEVQPVKKVGPVVLNAVQSFLPYYSSFQEKHPKFWDFLKKACTKLMKVLIAIQHRHPYSFGDKSVLWPVVDFCLNKITNPEPDNVSFQDFLIQCMSMMKSILECKDYKPVMTGRVMDDNRMTFQEMKKNVSSTVAGVLASLLPSERVVLLCNILIRRYFVLTVSDMEEWYQNPESFHHEQDSVLWSERLRPCAEALYIVLFENHSQLLGPVVVSILQEAMNECPSSGNEITPSLLLKDAAYGAAAYVYYELSNYLSFKDWFNSALSAELTNDHPNMRIIHRKVALILGQWVSEIKDDTRRPVYCALIKLLQEKDLCVRLAASRSLYFHIEDANFSEQEFSDLLPMCWDSCFKLVDEVQEFDSKVQVLNTISCLIARVTEVFPHSNKLMQFFQKVWEESSGESLLQIQLLTALKNFVVALGYQSSLCYNMLLPILQSVINANSPDELLEDSMQLWEATLSHATSMVPQLLGYFPCLVEILDRSFDHLKVAASIIEAYILLGGIEFLNMHAPTLAKLLDLVVGNVNDRGLLSIVPLVDILVQCFPSDVPRLISTTILKLIVICLTGGDDHEPLKTAVKASSAAILARILVMNTNYLAQLTSEPSLLAHLKEAGFSNDENILLCLADVWLDKVDNVVSTQRKTFALALSIILTLRMPQVLEKLDQILSVCASVILGGSEDLTEEESSSDNMQSSKLQLPSKEVRKRQIKFSDPINQMSLENSVRDNLQTCAALHGESFNTAVSKIHPAAFAQLKQALNMT from the exons ATGGCTCTCTCAATCTCCGACTTGCCTGCGATGTATACACTGCTCACCAATTCGTTGAGTGGTGACATAAGCATACGCAAGCCTGCCGAAGATGCTCTGGCGCAGTTCGAGAGCAGACCTGGTTTCTGCTCTTGTCTAATG GAAGTTATAGCAGCTAAAGATTTAGTGCCACAGGCTGATGTGAGATTATTGGCGTCAGTGTATTTCAAGAACAGCATCAATCGGTATTGGAGACATAGGCGTGATTCCAC GGGAATGAGCAATGAAGAAAAAATACATCTGAGGCAAAAGCTGCTGTCACACTTAAGAGAagagaattatcag ATTGCTGTGACATTGTCCGTTTTGATCTCGAAAATTGCTCGCATTGACTACCCAAGAGAATG GCCAGACTTGTTTTCTGTGTTAGCTCAACAGCTTCAATCAGCGGATTTATTAACTTCTCATAGAATACTTATGATTCTTTTCCGGACATTGAAGGAGTTGTCGACGAAACGACTAACGTCTGATCTGAGGACCTTCGCTGAG ATAGCATCCCAGTTCTTTGATTACAGTTGGCACCTTTGGCAGACTGACGTGCAGAATATATTGTCTGGTTTTTCATTGCTTGCTCAAAATGCTTCTGAGTTGAATCAGGATGATATTTACTTAACCTGTGAAAGATGGTTCCTGTGTTCAAAGATTATACGGCAACTTATAATTTCGGGGTTCCCAAGTGATGCAAAGTCTATGCAG GAGGTGCAACCTGTCAAGAAGGTTGGTCCTGTTGTGTTAAATGCTGTCCAATCATTTCTGCCATACT ATTCATCTTTTCAAGAGAAGCATCCCAAATTCTGGGATTTCCTGAAGAAGGCATGTACAAAGTTGATGAAGgttttaattgcaattcagcaCAGGCATCCTTACTCATTTGGTGACAAAAGTGTCCTTTGGCCTGTTGTTGACTTTTGCTTGAATAAGATCACAAACCCTGAGCCAGATAATGTCTCGTTTCAAGATTTTTTGATTCAGTGTATGTCAATGATGAAATCTATTCTTGAATGTAAAGATTACAAGCCAGTCATGACTGGTCGTGTGATGGATGACAATCGAATGACCTTTCAAGAGATGAAGAAAAATGTATCTAGTACAGTTGCTGGTGTCTTGGCTTCTCTTCTGCCTAGTGAGCGTGTGGTTCTATTGTGTAACATACTGATAAGGAG GTACTTTGTTTTAACCGTCAGTGATATGGAAGAATGGTACCAGAATCCCGAGTCTTTTCACCATGAGCAGGATTCTGTCTTGTGGTCAGAGAGATTAAGACCATGCGCAGAAGCATTATACATTGTTTTGTTTGAGAATCACAGCCAA CTCCTGGGTCCTGTCGTGGTTTCCATTCTTCAAGAAGCAATGAATGAATGCCCTTCTTCTGGTAATGAAATAACTCCATCCTTGCTTCTGAAGGATGCTGCTTATGGTGCTGCTGCATATGTCTACTATGAGCTTTCGAATTATTTGAGCTTCAAAGACTG GTTCAATAGTGCATTATCTGCTGAACTCACAAATGACCATCCGAATATGCGAATTATACATAGAAAAGTTGCATTAATTTTGGGGCAATGGGTTTCAGAG ATTAAAGACGATACTAGAAGACCAGTATATTGTGCTTTAATAAAATTACTTCAGGAGAAAGACCTGTGTGTTAGG CTGGCAGCATCACGATCCTTGTATTTTCATATTGAAGATGCCAATTTCTCAGAGCAGGAATTCTCTGATCTTCTTCCAATGTGCTGGGACTCCTGTTTCAAATTGGTGGATGAAGTCCAAGAGTTTGATTCAAAA GTTCAAGTGTTAAATACGATTTCTTGTCTTATTGCACGGGTGACTGAAGTCTTTCCTCACTCAAACAAGTTGATGCAGTTTTTCCAGAAG GTCTGGGAAGAATCTTCTGGTGAAAGCCTGCTGCAAATTCAGCTTCTCACGGCTCTGAAAAACTTTGTCGTTGCACTTGGTTATCAGTCGTCTTTATGTTACAACATGCTACTGCCCATTTTACAAAGTGTAATCAATGCAAATAGCCCTGATGAACTTTTGGAAGATAGCATGCAG TTATGGGAAGCCACTCTTTCTCATGCCACCTCAATGGTTCCTCAGCTGTTGGGGTATTTCCCGTGTCTGGTGGAGATCTTGGACCGAAGTTTTGATCACTTAAAG GTGGCTGCCAGCATCATTGAAGCCTACATACTTCTTGGTGGAATAGAATTCCTCAATATGCATGCACCAACTCTTGCTAAACttcttgatttagttgttggtaacgTCAATGACAGAGGGTTGCTTTCAATTGTTCCACTTGTGGATATTTTAGTTCAG TGTTTTCCTTCTGACGTGCCCCGATTAATCAGTACCACTATATTG AAATTAATTGTCATATGCCTGACTGGAGGAGATGATCATGAACCTTTGAAGACAGCCGTGAAAGCATCTTCAGCAGCCATACTTGCAAGGATTTTGGTCATGAATACTAATTATCTAGCACAATTAACATCAGAACCATCACTGTTAGCACATCTCAAGGAAGCTGGATTTTCGAATGACGAAAACATATTGCTTTGCCTGGCTGATGTATGGCTGGACAAG GTTGATAATGTTGTGTCCACTCAAAGAAAGACCTTTGCCCTAGCACTTTCTATAATTTTAACTTTGAGAATGCCTCAAGTACTTGAAAAACTTGATCAAATCCTAAG TGTATGTGCCAGTGTCATACTGGGTGGAAGTGAGGATTTAACTGAAGAAGAATCAAG TAGCGATAATATGCAATCTAGCAAGCTGCAGCTCCCCAGTAAAGAGGTTAGGAAGAGACAG ATCAAATTCTCTGACCCGATAAACCAAATGTCGTTGGAGAACTCTGTGAGGGACAATCTTCAGACTTGTGCTGCTCTTCACGGAGAATCATTTAACACCGCCGTGTCTAAGATTCATCCTGCCGCATTTGCACAACTGAAGCAGGCTTTGAACATGACATAA